The Streptococcus marmotae genome contains the following window.
CCACTCCATCGAGCATTGGTCCTGTCCAGTTACCGTATGTATCTCCAGAAAAATAAATAGCTTGCTTCTTATCAGAACCTCTAAAATATATATAAATTCCCTGCCCCTTACCTCTCGTTAATTCAAGTTTAGAAATATTTTCAATCTCCACTTTATTAGAGATTCGATCTTCTTTTTTTTCAGTCCCAAACAGAGTTGGTTCATCTAGCGAAAATCCCTGACCGGTAGTCATTTTATTGAATAATTTTCTGATTACATATTGAACATCCTCATTAGGCGAATGATTTTGCTTTTTATTTAAATTGCCAGTAGAAACTGTCTCGGACATATCAAATAATTGAATAAAAGTAGTATCATCTGTATCGTTGCTAATGAGTTCCTCTAAAATTTGCATAAAATTTTGAAATTCATCTACTAAATCATTCCCCTCTTGTTTATATTTTTTAATTATACCCTTAATGACATCCTTTCTGGGAGGAAAATCTTCTTTTAGACTTTCTACCAGCTGTAGATATTGATTTTCATACGCATATTGCATGCATACAAGTGCAAAAAGCATCAATTCTCTATTTGATTTATCTTTAGTCGCATCTTCAAAAATGTTTAACAGAAGACTAAAAGAATTCAATAAGCGATTGATACTCCTAGGATTTGTTCCAATTGAGTATTTAATCAATGGAATAATCTGTCGCTTTATTGTTGCTTCATCCCATTTCGTATTCGTCAAATTAAGATTATTAATCGAATCTCTAATGTAATTCTCAATATTATAATGTGCAACCGGAACAGTAAAAGGTACTTGTATTAATTTATCAAAAAAGGCTCTACCTTTTGCTGAATCAACATCATCTCCATATTTATTTTTAACCCCAGTAACAATTACATCATAATCTATCGCCAGGACAAAAACACAATTCTTCGATTCAAGGAACAACTTGAGCACTTCAAGTATTTCAACAGCTCTTGATGGGACTAGCCTATCTAAGTCATCTATAAAAATCACTATTTTTTTATATTTTTCATTCTTCAAACTATCTTCTACAATTTTATTCCAATTCTCTACTAATGATTTAATATTATCATTCTTTTCGAATGTATCTTTGACTTTGTCTGTCAAATCATCAGAAATTTTCTCCATATTTAAATAAGGCAGATCAGAATAGGCAACGCTTCTTGTAAGTAATGAAGCTATATTGGCAAGAAATTCTTTTACACTCTTATCTTTTTCTGATGAAATTTCCCTCGTTAAATCATAAATCAACGAAATTGGCAAGTGAGTATCCATATCAAATTGAGAATACTGCCAGGTATTAAAAAATATAGATTTAATTCCCTCCCTTTCCAGAATATTTCTAACTTGATAAATAATACTTGTTTTACCCGTACCCCAATCACCTTGAACAGCGATAGTTAATGGTGCTTCACACTTCTTAATAAAATTAGAAAGACCAGTGATATATTTCCCTATCCCAAATTTATCTTGAGCTGTAGGACTATCTGTAAAAGATATTTGCTTCTTTTTGAACATTATACTTCCTCCAATCGGTTCTTCATTGGTGCCATCTGAGCAGTAATTACCGTAAATTCAATTTTTTCTTTATAATTTCATTATAACATGAAAACGGTCTCATTAAACAGTGAAATACAACGTTTGCACCTAGCTTTTCAACATTTTATATATTCTACATATGGTAGCTATTAAAAATATGATACATCAATCGAAATCTGTTAATAGACTCACAGCAATTATAGAAAACACCTATAGAGGTTGCTTTAGTTTCGTCTCTAAAATAGTCAAGTAAGGTCAAATAAATTTAAAGCACGAAAAATTCTACTTTTCGCAAATGGAACTCAGACCAGCTTTATTCTAAACCTATCTTTATATGCAAATGAATAAACTCCCAATGTAAAAAGAGTGAGCACAAGTGATTTTTGCGAATCACAATTGAGCTTCACTCTTATGTTTCTTATTTTGTACCGAACAATCGGTCTCCTGCATCTCCCAATCCTGGAACGATATAGCCTTTTTCATTTAATTTTTCATCTAGGGCTGCGGTGAAAATATCCACATCTGGATGAGCTTCTTGAAGAGCTTTGACACCTTCTGGTGCTGCAACAAGGCAGACAAATTTGATATTAGTTGCTCCGCGGTTTTTAAGTGAATCAATTGCCAAAATAGCAGAGCCTCCAGTTGCAAGCATTGGGTCTACTACAAAAATTTGACGTTGGTCGATGTCCTCTGGTAATTTGACCAAATATTCAACTGGTTGCAGGGTTTCTTCATCGCGGTACATTCCGATATGACCAACTTTGGCCGCGGGTACCAGACTAAGTAGACCATCTACCATC
Protein-coding sequences here:
- a CDS encoding KAP family P-loop NTPase fold protein; translation: MFKKKQISFTDSPTAQDKFGIGKYITGLSNFIKKCEAPLTIAVQGDWGTGKTSIIYQVRNILEREGIKSIFFNTWQYSQFDMDTHLPISLIYDLTREISSEKDKSVKEFLANIASLLTRSVAYSDLPYLNMEKISDDLTDKVKDTFEKNDNIKSLVENWNKIVEDSLKNEKYKKIVIFIDDLDRLVPSRAVEILEVLKLFLESKNCVFVLAIDYDVIVTGVKNKYGDDVDSAKGRAFFDKLIQVPFTVPVAHYNIENYIRDSINNLNLTNTKWDEATIKRQIIPLIKYSIGTNPRSINRLLNSFSLLLNIFEDATKDKSNRELMLFALVCMQYAYENQYLQLVESLKEDFPPRKDVIKGIIKKYKQEGNDLVDEFQNFMQILEELISNDTDDTTFIQLFDMSETVSTGNLNKKQNHSPNEDVQYVIRKLFNKMTTGQGFSLDEPTLFGTEKKEDRISNKVEIENISKLELTRGKGQGIYIYFRGSDKKQAIYFSGDTYGNWTGPMLDGVDIQSSELKDFPAAELRDNEDKFEAFYEKLMEKIKEVIDKDNKN
- the upp gene encoding uracil phosphoribosyltransferase; translated protein: MEKFQVIAHPLIQHKLSILRRTDTSTKAFRELVDEIAMLMGYEVLRDLPLEDVEIETPITKTVQKQIAGKKLAIVPILRAGIGMVDGLLSLVPAAKVGHIGMYRDEETLQPVEYLVKLPEDIDQRQIFVVDPMLATGGSAILAIDSLKNRGATNIKFVCLVAAPEGVKALQEAHPDVDIFTAALDEKLNEKGYIVPGLGDAGDRLFGTK